A genomic window from Terrisporobacter glycolicus ATCC 14880 = DSM 1288 includes:
- a CDS encoding MFS transporter: protein MKNLLSTYKGLPREIYILFLGKIVNALGAFVQPLMSLILTQKLGMSAGEAGEFVTFMAVCQVPCIIMGGKLTDTIGRKKVITIFQTMGIIMLIICGIIPLSITTAKFMILSSCFYSISMPAYDALNADLTNESNRKSSYSLLYMGVNIGFSIGPIIGGFLYKDYLSLIFIGDALTTVVALLLIIFYVKEPNKQKEVVLDFEEEDLEKSTLSVILKRPILFLFPLMMLLFQFAYSQWVFTLPIQLGELFNDGGARLYGFLGGFNGLIVITFTPILTYFTKKYRTLNIMSAGGMLYGLSFIIYAFAYYKISFFAATLALTIGEVLIATNAQAFIANNTPPSHRGRISSIFPMISGAGYALGPMIMGDVIDACGIFVAWMIITAVCITGAVGMLLIKNLKNVND, encoded by the coding sequence ATGAAAAACCTATTAAGTACCTACAAAGGCCTACCGAGGGAAATCTACATATTGTTTTTAGGGAAAATAGTTAATGCACTAGGTGCATTTGTTCAACCTTTAATGTCCTTAATATTAACACAGAAATTGGGAATGAGTGCAGGAGAAGCTGGGGAATTTGTTACTTTTATGGCCGTATGTCAAGTTCCATGTATAATAATGGGAGGAAAATTAACAGATACCATAGGAAGAAAAAAAGTAATAACCATATTTCAGACAATGGGAATTATAATGCTAATAATTTGTGGAATAATTCCACTTTCAATCACAACGGCTAAATTTATGATATTATCTTCTTGTTTTTATTCTATCTCAATGCCTGCCTACGATGCTTTAAATGCAGATTTAACAAATGAAAGTAATAGAAAGAGTTCTTATTCATTATTATATATGGGTGTAAACATAGGATTTTCCATAGGGCCTATAATTGGAGGTTTTTTGTACAAAGATTATTTGTCTTTGATTTTTATAGGTGATGCGCTAACAACTGTAGTTGCACTTTTATTAATTATATTTTATGTAAAAGAACCAAATAAACAAAAGGAAGTTGTACTAGACTTTGAAGAAGAAGATTTAGAAAAATCAACATTAAGTGTTATTTTAAAAAGACCCATACTTTTTTTATTTCCATTAATGATGTTGTTATTTCAATTTGCATATAGTCAATGGGTATTTACACTACCTATTCAGTTAGGTGAATTGTTTAATGATGGTGGAGCTAGGCTTTATGGTTTTTTAGGTGGATTTAATGGTCTTATAGTAATAACTTTTACACCTATATTAACTTATTTTACTAAAAAATACAGAACTTTGAATATTATGAGTGCAGGTGGAATGTTATACGGATTGAGTTTTATTATATACGCCTTTGCATATTATAAAATATCTTTTTTTGCTGCCACATTGGCTTTAACTATTGGTGAGGTTCTTATAGCAACAAATGCTCAAGCCTTTATTGCAAATAATACACCCCCATCTCATAGGGGAAGGATAAGTTCGATTTTCCCCATGATATCTGGTGCAGGGTATGCTCTTGGACCCATGATAATGGGAGATGTAATAGATGCCTGTGGTATATTTGTGGCTTGGATGATAATTACGGCAGTTTGCATAACTGGTGCTGTGGGAATGCTTTTGATTAAAAATCTAAAAAATGTTAATGATTAA
- a CDS encoding DedA family protein, with protein MDFNILAENLIEQYGLISIFLVVMLEYANFPLPSEIVLPFIGIMIARGNINFALALMVSVFGGIVGSITNYLIGLYFGKPLLKYMMKKYPKTQPSIRSSMWWMNKYGKISVMIARVVPVARTVISIPAGINKMNISIFILYSTIGISVWNTILIFLGYIFGDNLSLIAYMVKNYSLIVGTLLAIVIVIFYRKKKKIR; from the coding sequence TTGGATTTTAACATATTAGCAGAAAATCTAATTGAGCAATATGGATTAATAAGTATATTTTTAGTAGTTATGCTTGAATATGCAAATTTTCCACTACCGAGTGAGATAGTATTGCCATTTATAGGCATAATGATAGCTAGGGGAAATATTAACTTTGCTTTAGCTCTTATGGTGTCAGTTTTTGGAGGAATAGTTGGCAGTATTACAAATTATTTAATAGGCTTGTATTTTGGAAAGCCTCTATTAAAATATATGATGAAAAAATATCCTAAAACACAGCCTTCCATTAGATCATCCATGTGGTGGATGAATAAATACGGAAAAATATCTGTTATGATAGCAAGGGTAGTTCCTGTAGCAAGAACAGTGATATCTATTCCTGCAGGAATAAATAAAATGAATATAAGTATTTTCATATTATACTCAACTATAGGTATAAGCGTATGGAATACTATACTAATATTTTTAGGTTATATTTTTGGAGATAATTTATCTTTAATTGCTTATATGGTTAAAAATTATTCATTAATAGTGGGGACATTACTAGCTATAGTAATAGTAATATTTTATAGAAAAAAGAAAAAAATAAGATAA
- a CDS encoding helix-turn-helix transcriptional regulator: MNEELILKNRLKEFRGEKKLSQSQLAEMVGVSRNTISSIETGQFNPTAKLALILCIALDKKFEELFYFD, encoded by the coding sequence ATGAATGAAGAATTAATATTAAAAAACCGTTTAAAAGAATTTCGTGGGGAAAAGAAACTTTCCCAAAGTCAACTTGCAGAAATGGTTGGTGTTTCAAGAAATACAATTAGCTCTATTGAAACAGGGCAGTTTAATCCTACTGCAAAGTTAGCATTAATTTTATGTATAGCGCTTGATAAAAAATTTGAAGAATTGTTTTATTTTGATTAG
- a CDS encoding S41 family peptidase, whose product MKGLKKFAIVFLILIGSGLLIYNSKIGTDILLTEERKIEDFNYLYNTIKENYPFLEVNKRLNNVDWLSKKEEYLQKIKNTETDDEFLMVLDDMLSELNNGHTNMITDSKQFKFFREVYTMSKGWQKKVQLPVINNRKALARYNVDKNQKIAVVDEGKNGEIKGVKNASVKDIEEGKIGYIRIPQMISYYNMNMDIELIDEYLDKCKDYEAMVIDIRGNGGGDSGYWMFYLLPKLINKSYTQTTYCFWKDGDLINNFIKKSKLKYENDFGEVKDLNTKPLTNLPPEVKKDFKYYCKNTIKMEPSEESINFKRSIYLLVDKGVYSSSEILASFAKESGFATLIGETTGGDGIGSDPLLGMLPNSGYVFRFSKDMGVTSDGTCNEEFKTKPDYFVENPWVNTFEHDKCIKKVLELEEK is encoded by the coding sequence GTGAAAGGATTAAAAAAGTTTGCAATAGTATTTTTAATATTAATTGGCAGTGGACTTTTAATCTATAACAGTAAAATAGGTACAGACATATTATTAACGGAGGAAAGAAAGATAGAGGACTTTAATTATTTATACAATACAATAAAAGAAAATTATCCTTTTTTAGAAGTGAACAAAAGATTGAACAATGTGGATTGGCTAAGTAAAAAAGAAGAATATTTGCAAAAAATAAAAAATACTGAGACAGATGATGAGTTTTTAATGGTTTTAGATGATATGCTCAGTGAATTAAACAACGGGCATACTAATATGATTACAGATTCTAAACAATTTAAATTTTTTAGAGAGGTTTATACTATGAGCAAAGGTTGGCAGAAAAAAGTACAACTACCAGTAATAAACAACAGAAAAGCCTTAGCTAGATACAATGTTGATAAAAATCAAAAAATAGCAGTTGTAGATGAAGGAAAAAATGGAGAAATAAAAGGTGTGAAAAATGCATCTGTTAAAGATATTGAGGAAGGGAAGATAGGCTATATTCGCATACCTCAAATGATAAGTTATTATAACATGAATATGGATATTGAATTAATTGATGAATATTTAGATAAATGTAAGGACTACGAAGCAATGGTTATTGATATAAGAGGAAATGGTGGAGGAGATAGTGGCTACTGGATGTTTTATTTGCTACCAAAGTTAATAAACAAGTCCTATACACAAACAACATATTGTTTTTGGAAAGATGGAGATTTGATAAATAATTTTATAAAAAAATCAAAATTAAAATATGAAAATGATTTTGGTGAAGTAAAAGATTTAAATACAAAACCTTTAACTAATTTACCTCCAGAAGTTAAGAAAGATTTCAAATATTATTGCAAAAATACTATAAAAATGGAGCCAAGTGAAGAATCTATAAATTTTAAAAGAAGTATATATTTATTAGTTGATAAAGGCGTTTATTCATCATCTGAAATACTTGCATCCTTTGCAAAAGAATCAGGATTTGCCACACTTATAGGTGAAACAACAGGTGGAGATGGAATCGGCTCTGACCCACTTCTTGGAATGTTGCCTAATAGTGGCTATGTATTTAGATTTTCCAAAGATATGGGAGTAACATCTGATGGAACTTGTAACGAAGAGTTTAAAACAAAGCCAGATTATTTTGTTGAAAATCCTTGGGTTAATACATTTGAGCATGATAAATGTATTAAAAAAGTATTGGAACTTGAAGAAAAATAA
- a CDS encoding DUF4275 family protein — protein sequence MVLFYKNINFQALDNLEEIEDKWIEVFAGHLTERERIDEIGMDSYLWHVFSNEKRDCLEGDEARKAFDELRKRGYYIFFDDYDYDYLSEYENKVFEVFDGDKVRAKDFNKEDDIYIVDKYFRWTYVNTHERGWLGPYFCKL from the coding sequence ATGGTACTGTTTTATAAAAATATTAATTTTCAAGCTTTAGATAATTTAGAAGAGATTGAAGATAAATGGATAGAAGTATTTGCAGGACATTTAACAGAAAGAGAAAGAATAGATGAAATAGGCATGGATAGCTATTTATGGCATGTATTTTCTAATGAGAAAAGAGATTGTTTAGAAGGTGATGAGGCAAGAAAAGCATTTGATGAATTGAGGAAAAGAGGATATTATATTTTCTTTGATGATTATGATTATGATTATTTATCTGAATATGAAAATAAAGTTTTTGAGGTTTTTGATGGGGATAAAGTTAGGGCAAAAGATTTTAATAAAGAGGATGATATATATATAGTAGATAAATACTTTAGATGGACTTATGTAAATACTCATGAAAGAGGTTGGCTGGGACCTTATTTTTGCAAGTTGTAA
- a CDS encoding DUF6442 family protein, which yields MYKKEEILMKSRNSNKDEGIEYVENKGRKIGFTAFCLVFVFIVLFNSFMGEKSYAVSSLFWIFIAAEAIPKYQFTHKKVYLVTTIAAGIVSIASLIGFILVSVR from the coding sequence ATGTATAAAAAAGAAGAGATATTAATGAAAAGTCGTAATTCAAACAAAGATGAAGGTATAGAATACGTTGAAAATAAAGGCCGTAAGATAGGTTTTACTGCTTTTTGTCTTGTATTTGTTTTTATAGTGCTATTTAATTCTTTTATGGGAGAGAAAAGTTATGCAGTATCTTCATTATTTTGGATATTTATAGCTGCTGAAGCAATTCCAAAGTATCAATTTACTCATAAAAAAGTATACCTTGTAACTACCATAGCTGCTGGAATAGTATCTATTGCTTCATTAATAGGCTTTATTTTAGTATCAGTGAGGTAA